A genome region from Microbacterium terricola includes the following:
- a CDS encoding riboflavin synthase, with product MFTGIIEEIGTVTAVEPSGDGVRLTVQAPKAVTDAAHGDSIAVSGVCLTVVDQGADWFTADVMKQTLDVSTLDGVAEGRAVNLERATAAHGRLGGHIVQGHIDGTGEVLEVRPGAQWRVLRIGLPADLAPLVVDKGSIAVEGTSLTVSAVSPAAAVDHWFEISLIPETLAATTLGTLDAGDRVNLETDILARHVQRLLAFTPATNEGGSR from the coding sequence ATGTTCACCGGGATCATCGAAGAGATCGGCACGGTCACGGCCGTCGAGCCCTCGGGCGACGGCGTGCGGCTGACCGTGCAGGCGCCGAAGGCGGTGACCGACGCGGCGCACGGCGATTCGATCGCCGTCAGCGGCGTGTGCCTCACCGTCGTCGACCAGGGCGCCGACTGGTTCACCGCAGACGTCATGAAGCAGACGCTCGACGTGTCGACCCTCGACGGCGTCGCCGAAGGGCGCGCCGTCAACCTCGAGCGCGCCACCGCCGCGCACGGCCGCCTCGGCGGCCACATCGTGCAGGGCCACATCGACGGCACCGGCGAGGTGCTCGAGGTGCGGCCGGGCGCGCAGTGGCGCGTCCTGCGCATCGGCCTGCCTGCCGACCTCGCGCCGCTCGTCGTCGACAAGGGCTCGATCGCGGTCGAGGGCACCTCGCTGACGGTGAGCGCTGTCAGCCCCGCCGCGGCGGTCGACCACTGGTTCGAGATCTCGCTGATCCCGGAGACCCTCGCCGCGACGACCCTCGGCACCCTCGACGCGGGCGACCGCGTCAACCTCGAGACCGACATCCTGGCCCGGCACGTCCAGCGCCTGCTCGCCTTCACCCCCGCAACGAACGAAGGAGGCTCACGATGA